In the genome of Drosophila pseudoobscura strain MV-25-SWS-2005 chromosome 3, UCI_Dpse_MV25, whole genome shotgun sequence, one region contains:
- the LOC117183693 gene encoding uncharacterized protein, protein MSFNINFNCGPPPVGQNVYKIGELEGEKNIITKESILECINSLPKCENLTLQQKPEVGCQQTANADDSFDCSNLTAAQLEQLALLTAAANPGQSSVSLMVMIPVESLLDIVQVLSGIAAQIVSMSSTVLKGNSSKGTTSEVPIWVDAGVGVPPSVGKIDMEMYPSPQQEEHYYPQHMAAQEDKYQQSPADKPSVVVQTQSKSTHNPSFRILEHVIIPSQQPGSIGSLCKQEQQQKATTAGGSAQCYWRVVAVGLRFSSFLFCRCCVDAVGLRFSSFRSFHCRCFVAC, encoded by the exons atgtcgttcaatattaattttaattgtggcCCCCCCCCGGTCGgccaaaatgtatataaaattggAGAATTGGAAGGGGAGAAGAACATTATTACAAAAGAATCTATACTGGAATGTATAAATTCTCTGCCGAAGTGCGAAAATTTGACTCTGCAGCAAAAGCCAGAAGTCGGTTGCCAGCAGACGGCCAATGCTGATGATAGCTTTGATTGCTCCAATCTGACAGCAGCACAGTTGGAGCAGTTGGCCCTACTGACGGCCGCAGCCAACCCTGGGCAATCCAGCGTCAGTTTGATGGTGATGATTCCCGTCGAAAGTTTGTTGGACATTGTTCAGGTACTGTCTGGCATCGCGGCCCAGATAGTATCCATGTCGTCAACCGTATTAAAGGGGAATTCCAGCAAGGGAACAACTTCCGAGGTGCCAATCTGGGTGGATGCAGGAGTGGGCGTGCCGCCCAGTGTCGGCAAGATAGATATGGAGATGTACCCGTCACCACAACAAGAAGAGCATTATTACCCCCAGCATATGGCGGCACAGGAGGACAAATATCAACAATCGCCCGCAGACAAACCGAGTGTGGTGGTGCAGACACAATCA AAATCGACCCATAATCCGAGTTTTCGCATCCTGGAACATGTCATAATTCCATCCCAGCAGCCGGGCAGCATTGGCAGCCTCTGCaaacaagagcaacagcagaaggcgACTACCGCTGGAGGCAGTGCCCAGTGCTACTGGCGCgtcgttgctgttggcttgcgGTTCTCGTCGTttctcttctgccgctgctgcgtcgatgctgtCGGCTTGCGGTTCTCGTCGTTTCGTTCTTTTCATTGccgttgttttgttgcttgcTGA
- the LOC117183683 gene encoding uncharacterized protein: protein MSFNINFNCGPPPVGQNVYKIGELEGEKNIITKESILECINSLPKCENLTLQQKPEVGCQQTANADDSFDCSNLTAAQLEQLALLTAAANPGQSSVSLMVMIPVESLLDIVQVLSGIAAQIVSMSSTVLKGNSSKGTTSEVPIWVDAGVGVPPSVGKIDMEMYPSPQQEEHYYPQHMAAQEDKYQQSPAAKPSVVVQTQSGTASQLIVPMEANIASHPEVPAICISIPTEIDHR from the exons atgtcgttcaatattaattttaattgtggtCCCCCCCCGGTCGgccaaaatgtatataaaattggAGAATTGGAAGGGGAGAAGAACATTATTACAAAAGAATCTATACTGGAATGTATAAATTCTCTGCCGAAGTGCGAAAATTTGACTCTGCAGCAAAAGCCAGAAGTCGGTTGCCAGCAGACGGCCAATGCTGATGATAGCTTTGATTGCTCCAATCTGACAGCAGCACAGTTGGAGCAGTTGGCCCTACTGACGGCCGCAGCCAACCCTGGGCAATCCAGCGTCAGTTTGATGGTGATGATTCCCGTCGAAAGTTTGTTGGACATTGTTCAGGTACTGTCTGGCATCGCGGCCCAGATAGTATCCATGTCGTCAACCGTATTAAAGGGGAATTCCAGCAAGGGAACAACTTCCGAGGTGCCAATCTGGGTGGATGCAGGAGTGGGCGTGCCGCCCAGTGTCGGCAAGATAGATATGGAGATGTACCCGTCACCACAACAAGAAGAGCATTATTACCCCCAGCATATGGCGGCACAGGAGGACAAATATCAACAATCGCCCGCAGCCAAACCGAGTGTGGTGGTGCAGACACAATCTGGCACCGCGTCGCAGCTGATCGTTCCCATGGAAGCGAATATAGCATCTCATCCCGAGGTACCAGCAATATgca tATCTATCCCAACAGAAATCGACCACCGATAA
- the LOC26534378 gene encoding uncharacterized protein, translated as MVQPTVTMATMRSTADFQCHINNFALAALLYDGWELNRWCERFVRYFYCRAALGPASDVLAHRAKESSSALMAPSKKINKVGPKAPCELVQQPSRIKVFVICIAGPRASSKPSAGVDLVEHHG; from the exons ATGGTACAACCAACTGTGACAATGGCCACGATGAGGTCGACAGCAGACTTTCAGTGTCACATCAACAA cttTGCATTGGCCGCCCTGCTCTACGATGGCTGGGAACTGAACCGATGGTGCGAACGATTCGTTCGATATTTTTATTGCAGGGCGGCGCTTGGCCCTGCCTCGGATGTTCTCGCGCACCGAGCCAAAGAATCGAGCTCAGCTTTAATGGCTCCATcgaagaaaataaataa GGTGGGGCCCAAAGCACCTTGCGAACTTGTGCAGCAACCGTCTCGTATAAAG GTATTCGTCATTTGCATCGCTGGACCTAGGGCTTCCAGCAAACCTTCTGCAGGGGTCGATCTGGTGGAACACCATGGATGA